In Brachyhypopomus gauderio isolate BG-103 chromosome 11, BGAUD_0.2, whole genome shotgun sequence, a single genomic region encodes these proteins:
- the nanos1 gene encoding nanos homolog 1 has product MDFLNHNYLSARTPYDYTFNFWNDYLGLSTLVTKNSKHNVPQSPNSITESLKATLGLDDSPPCSCVISAGGDGGHLDCCCAVSPPPASILHLKERFSILSPFQNQGTGLAAQDREMGFGGSFTGFDLFGMERKIRKPAARNKQEPKICVFCRNNGAPEEVYGSHVLKTPDGRVVCPILRAYTCPLCSANGDNAHTIKYCPLSKDQPAQRPLKGGRAVGGKRVKIF; this is encoded by the coding sequence ATGGATTTTTTAAACCACAACTACTTGAGCGCGCGCACCCCGTACGACTACACCTTTAATTTTTGGAACGACTATCTAGGACTGTCGACACTGGTCACGAAGAACAGCAAGCATAACGTCCCGCAAAGTCCGAACTCCATCACGGAGTCTTTGAAAGCCACCCTGGGTTTGGACGACTCCCCTCCGTGCTCGTGCGTAATCTCGGCCGGCGGTGACGGCGGACACCTGGACTGCTGTTGCGCCGTCAGCCCCCCGCCCGCGTCTATACTCCACCTGAAAGAGCGATTCTCCATCCTCAGCCCGTTCCAGAATCAAGGCACGGGGCTCGCAGCGCAGGACCGCGAGATGGGCTTCGGGGGAAGCTTCACGGGCTTCGACCTGTTCGGCATGGAGAGGAAGATCAGAAAGCCCGCGGCGCGGAATAAGCAGGAGCCCAAGATCTGTGTCTTCTGTCGGAATAATGGAGCTCCTGAGGAGGTCTACGGCTCCCACGTACTGAAGACTCCGGACGGGAGGGTCGTGTGTCCCATCCTGAGGGCATACACTTGTCCCTTATGCAGCGCTAATGGGGATAATGCGCACACTATAAAGTACTGTCCACTCTCCAAAGATCAGCCTGCACAGCGACCGTTAAAGGGAGGGAGGGCGGTGGGTGGTAAGCGAGTAAAAATATTCTAA